A single window of Candidatus Microthrix subdominans DNA harbors:
- a CDS encoding type II toxin-antitoxin system PemK/MazF family toxin encodes MVIMHRDFAGRRLKAVLAAPLTSTIRDVPTAVALGREDGLDRRCIASLDNLTLVPVDRLAQPIGRLSTERMGELCEALMVAVDC; translated from the coding sequence GTGGTCATCATGCATCGGGACTTTGCCGGTCGCCGCCTGAAGGCGGTGTTGGCTGCGCCCCTGACATCGACGATTCGGGACGTGCCGACCGCTGTGGCACTGGGCCGCGAGGATGGGCTGGATCGCCGATGCATTGCGTCGCTGGACAACCTCACGCTGGTGCCGGTCGATCGGCTGGCCCAGCCGATCGGGCGCCTGTCAACTGAGCGTATGGGGGAGCTCTGCGAAGCCTTGATGGTGGCGGTGGACTGCTGA
- a CDS encoding potassium/proton antiporter, with the protein MAPEPWILAAAGLLIAGVIASKTSARLGVPSLLLFLGIGMLAGTDGLIGIEFDDFELARNFGIIALAYILFSGGLGTRFRDIRPVLGQGIALASIGVVITAGLLGGIAIVLLDISTQQGLLLGAVIASTDAAAVFSILRSRGVRIDGKLASMLELESGSNDPAAVFLTLAIISVITTGETEPVRILGSFVVQMGVGALAGFVLARGAVWAINRLHLDHDGLYPVMTFGFVLLTLEGVNHIGGSGFLAVYVAGVTLAHYDYLHKRSLIRFHDAIAWLMQISMFVLLGLLVHPSRIPSVALPALAIAAVLMLVARPIAVVLTLLPFRMPVREVGFVSWVGLRGAAPIILATFPVAAGVPGGEQLFVVVFFVVFTSVLVQGTSIPFAAKALGITAPPDARSTATGSFDTVITGDEGPQLHEILVEPSAHAVGCQLVDLALPQGVLIVLVRRGSESFMPQGSTVITARDQLLVAAEHEHQDQLEAAFAAPTSESADEGDHP; encoded by the coding sequence GTGGCGCCTGAACCCTGGATCCTTGCCGCCGCCGGGCTGCTGATCGCCGGGGTCATCGCCTCGAAGACCTCGGCCCGCCTTGGTGTGCCCAGCCTGCTGCTCTTCCTGGGCATCGGCATGCTGGCCGGGACCGACGGCCTGATCGGAATCGAGTTCGACGACTTCGAGCTGGCCCGCAACTTCGGCATTATCGCCCTCGCCTACATCCTGTTCAGCGGCGGGTTGGGAACCCGCTTCCGCGACATCCGTCCGGTACTGGGTCAAGGCATCGCGTTGGCCAGCATCGGCGTGGTGATCACCGCCGGCCTCCTCGGCGGGATCGCCATCGTCCTGCTCGATATCTCAACCCAGCAGGGACTGCTGCTCGGCGCGGTGATCGCCTCGACCGACGCTGCTGCCGTCTTTTCCATCCTGCGCTCCCGCGGGGTGCGCATCGACGGAAAGTTGGCGTCGATGCTCGAGCTCGAGTCGGGCAGCAACGACCCGGCTGCGGTGTTTCTGACGCTGGCGATCATCTCGGTGATCACCACGGGCGAGACCGAGCCGGTCCGCATCCTCGGCTCGTTCGTCGTCCAGATGGGCGTTGGGGCGCTGGCCGGGTTCGTGCTGGCGCGTGGTGCCGTCTGGGCGATCAACCGCCTCCACCTGGACCACGACGGCCTCTACCCGGTGATGACGTTCGGTTTCGTTCTGTTGACGCTCGAGGGTGTCAACCACATCGGCGGCAGCGGCTTCCTCGCCGTCTACGTGGCCGGGGTGACGCTGGCGCACTACGACTACCTGCACAAGCGCAGCCTGATTCGCTTCCACGATGCCATCGCCTGGCTGATGCAGATCTCGATGTTCGTGTTGCTGGGCCTGCTCGTTCACCCCAGCCGCATCCCGTCGGTGGCGCTGCCCGCCCTGGCGATCGCCGCCGTGCTCATGCTGGTCGCCCGACCGATCGCCGTCGTCCTCACCCTGTTGCCCTTCCGGATGCCGGTTCGTGAGGTCGGCTTCGTGTCGTGGGTCGGCCTGCGGGGCGCCGCACCGATCATCCTGGCGACGTTCCCGGTGGCCGCCGGGGTGCCCGGCGGCGAGCAACTGTTCGTCGTCGTGTTCTTCGTCGTCTTCACCTCGGTGCTGGTGCAGGGCACCTCCATTCCGTTCGCGGCCAAGGCGCTGGGCATCACCGCACCGCCCGACGCCCGGTCGACGGCCACCGGCTCGTTCGACACGGTGATCACCGGCGACGAGGGTCCCCAACTGCACGAGATCCTCGTCGAGCCGAGCGCCCATGCGGTCGGCTGCCAGCTGGTCGACCTCGCCCTCCCTCAGGGAGTGCTGATCGTGCTGGTCAGGCGCGGCTCGGAGAGCTTCATGCCCCAAGGCAGCACCGTCATCACCGCTCGCGACCAGCTGCTGGTAGCCGCCGAACACGAGCACCAGGACCAGCTGGAGGCGGCGTTCGCTGCGCCGACATCGGAGTCGGCCGACGAGGGCGACCACCCCTAA
- a CDS encoding dihydrofolate reductase family protein, which translates to MRPLRYSINVTLDGCCDHREGIPDEESHRYWAASLGRADALLFGRVTYEMMEEAWRLPATGEWPDSMPDEMIPFARTIDGAKKYVVSSTLDQVDWNSELVQGDLGTAVRDLKAQPGDGLFVGGVTLPLALANLGLIDEYEFVVQPVVAGHGPTLLAGLHERVELRLVGRQEFGSGAVALRYEPV; encoded by the coding sequence ATGAGACCACTTCGCTACTCGATCAACGTCACCCTTGACGGCTGCTGCGATCACCGGGAGGGGATCCCGGACGAGGAGTCGCATCGCTACTGGGCAGCCAGCCTGGGACGTGCCGATGCCTTGCTCTTCGGCCGAGTCACCTACGAGATGATGGAGGAAGCGTGGCGGCTGCCGGCAACGGGAGAGTGGCCGGACTCGATGCCCGATGAGATGATCCCGTTTGCCCGGACGATCGACGGGGCGAAGAAGTACGTCGTGTCCAGCACGCTGGACCAGGTCGATTGGAACTCCGAACTGGTTCAGGGTGACCTGGGCACGGCCGTTCGGGACCTGAAGGCGCAGCCGGGCGACGGCCTGTTCGTGGGCGGTGTGACCCTCCCGCTGGCCCTGGCGAATCTGGGGCTGATCGACGAGTACGAGTTCGTCGTGCAACCCGTGGTGGCGGGCCACGGACCGACGCTGTTGGCCGGCCTGCACGAGCGGGTCGAACTGCGGCTGGTGGGGCGACAGGAGTTCGGATCGGGGGCCGTCGCTCTGCGCTATGAGCCCGTCTGA
- a CDS encoding TIGR03857 family LLM class F420-dependent oxidoreductase: MAERLGELGFYTLAGAPESPRELIEEVAQAEALGLGTVFLSERFDLKEAATITGALGAVSTDLRIITAATNHNTRHPMVTASHATTMHRLTGGRYVLGIGRGIGPLFDAYGIPKITTAQMEDFAGVMRRLWHGEMIFNHDGPIGSYPVLRLNPDFDEDIELSLVAFGPNSLALGGRAFDHVVLHTFFTDETLQRCVATVKGAAEQAGRNPDDVTVWSCYATVGDHLSEALRLRKTVGRLATYLQGYGDLLVDTNGWDPVVLDRFRADAVVGSFLSAIDGTATDGQLEHIATLLPEEWLAPAATGSATACAAAVRGQMALGADAVIMHGATPTELTPIVEAYRAGTA, from the coding sequence ATGGCCGAGCGGCTGGGTGAGCTGGGGTTCTACACGTTGGCGGGTGCCCCCGAGTCGCCCCGGGAGCTGATCGAGGAGGTGGCCCAGGCCGAGGCGCTGGGCCTGGGCACGGTGTTCCTGTCCGAGCGCTTCGACCTGAAGGAGGCGGCCACGATCACCGGCGCGCTCGGCGCGGTGTCGACGGACCTGCGCATCATCACCGCTGCGACCAACCACAACACCCGCCACCCGATGGTGACCGCGTCGCACGCCACGACGATGCACCGCCTGACCGGCGGCCGCTACGTGTTGGGCATCGGCCGGGGCATCGGGCCGCTCTTCGACGCCTACGGCATCCCCAAGATCACCACCGCGCAGATGGAGGACTTCGCCGGCGTGATGCGCCGGTTGTGGCACGGCGAGATGATCTTCAACCACGACGGTCCCATCGGCAGCTATCCGGTGCTCCGGCTGAACCCCGACTTCGACGAGGACATCGAGCTGTCGCTGGTGGCCTTCGGCCCCAACTCGTTGGCGCTGGGCGGCCGGGCGTTTGACCACGTGGTGCTGCATACCTTCTTCACCGACGAGACGCTGCAGCGCTGCGTCGCCACGGTGAAGGGGGCGGCCGAGCAGGCGGGCCGCAACCCGGACGACGTCACGGTGTGGTCGTGTTACGCCACCGTCGGCGACCACCTGAGCGAGGCGCTGCGGCTGCGCAAGACCGTCGGCCGGCTGGCCACCTACCTGCAGGGCTACGGCGACCTGCTCGTCGACACCAACGGGTGGGACCCGGTGGTGCTCGATCGCTTCCGGGCCGACGCGGTGGTCGGCTCGTTTTTGAGCGCCATCGACGGGACCGCCACCGACGGGCAACTCGAACACATCGCCACGCTGTTGCCCGAGGAGTGGCTGGCACCGGCGGCCACCGGCAGCGCCACAGCGTGCGCAGCAGCCGTGCGAGGCCAGATGGCGCTGGGCGCCGACGCGGTGATCATGCACGGCGCCACCCCGACCGAGCTCACCCCGATCGTTGAGGCCTACCGGGCGGGGACCGCATAG
- a CDS encoding AbrB/MazE/SpoVT family DNA-binding domain-containing protein, with protein sequence MSLPVEARRRWGLNEGGSVGFLDVGDAVVLVPGGIHLLRDQALDAVAATDWESAQDGFGDAELATE encoded by the coding sequence ATGAGCCTTCCAGTCGAGGCTCGACGTCGATGGGGTCTCAACGAGGGTGGAAGCGTCGGTTTCCTCGACGTCGGCGATGCGGTGGTGTTGGTCCCGGGAGGCATCCACCTACTGCGCGATCAGGCGCTCGACGCCGTCGCCGCCACGGACTGGGAGTCGGCCCAAGACGGGTTTGGAGACGCTGAGTTGGCGACCGAATGA
- a CDS encoding antitoxin encodes MQRRVMLDPDAEQLVRRRMRERGVTFDEALNDALRSGMAVSAQPFSTETAAMGEPRVNLDRALRVAVDLEDEERTWPMG; translated from the coding sequence ATGCAGAGACGGGTGATGCTGGATCCCGATGCCGAGCAGTTGGTGCGCCGACGCATGCGAGAGCGGGGCGTGACGTTCGACGAGGCGCTGAACGACGCCTTGCGGAGCGGAATGGCCGTCTCGGCTCAGCCATTTTCCACGGAGACGGCTGCGATGGGCGAGCCCCGGGTCAACCTCGATAGGGCGCTTCGGGTTGCCGTCGACCTGGAGGACGAAGAGCGAACTTGGCCCATGGGCTGA
- a CDS encoding TetR/AcrR family transcriptional regulator yields the protein MANVSPEVEPGAAAVPIDGRRARRERGRAAVVDALFELLQERHTLPGVEAIAERAGVSVSSVFRYFDGLDDLREHTIERYFERFAPLFEVPQLGEGPLRQRIARLVEARLDLYDAIAPMAHIARLRALEMPRFATTVAETRAGSAAQIRTHFAEELAGLTPDRADDLAAIVDSLTSIESWELQSETHQRSRQQIRRSWTDALTALLSA from the coding sequence ATGGCGAACGTGTCCCCCGAGGTCGAGCCAGGTGCCGCTGCCGTGCCGATCGATGGCCGGCGGGCCCGGCGCGAGCGGGGTCGGGCCGCCGTGGTCGATGCGCTGTTCGAGCTGCTTCAGGAGCGTCACACCCTGCCCGGCGTCGAGGCGATCGCCGAGCGGGCCGGGGTCTCGGTGTCGTCGGTGTTCCGATACTTCGATGGGCTGGACGACCTCCGGGAGCACACGATCGAGCGCTACTTCGAGCGGTTCGCGCCCCTCTTCGAGGTTCCCCAGCTGGGCGAGGGTCCGCTCCGCCAGCGGATCGCCCGGCTGGTCGAGGCCCGGCTCGACCTGTACGACGCCATCGCCCCCATGGCCCACATCGCCCGGCTGCGGGCGCTCGAGATGCCCCGCTTCGCCACGACGGTGGCCGAAACCCGGGCCGGTTCGGCCGCTCAGATCCGCACCCACTTCGCCGAGGAACTCGCCGGGCTGACCCCTGACCGGGCCGACGACCTGGCCGCCATCGTCGACTCGCTCACCTCGATCGAGTCGTGGGAACTCCAGAGCGAAACCCACCAGCGGTCACGACAACAGATCCGACGGTCCTGGACCGACGCCCTCACCGCCCTGCTGAGTGCGTAG
- a CDS encoding haloalkane dehalogenase, with translation MKTIRTPDDRFDDLPGFPYAPNYAEVSADGTDGATLRVHYLDEGPADADPIVLMHGEPTWSYLYRHMIGPLVDAGHRVIAPDLVGFGRSDKPTEQGDHSYARHVEWMTGLVFDHLDLRHITLFCQDWGGLIGLRLVAAEPDRFDRVVVGNTGLPTGHGAPSEAFLAWQSFSQSADDFPVGAIIGAGCTTELSADVVAAYDAPFPDDAFKAGPRVMPALVPTSTADPASAANIAAWEVLGSFERPLLTAFSDGDPITAGGAAPFESKVPGAQGQQHSVIKGGGHFLQEDRGPQLASVIDRFIADNPVDTPQ, from the coding sequence ATGAAGACCATCCGCACGCCGGACGATCGTTTCGACGATCTGCCCGGCTTTCCGTATGCACCCAACTACGCCGAGGTGTCGGCGGACGGAACCGATGGGGCCACCCTGCGGGTCCACTACCTGGACGAGGGTCCGGCCGACGCCGACCCCATCGTGTTGATGCACGGCGAGCCGACGTGGAGCTACCTGTACCGCCACATGATCGGCCCGCTGGTCGACGCCGGGCACCGGGTGATCGCCCCCGACCTGGTCGGCTTCGGGCGCAGCGACAAGCCCACCGAGCAGGGCGACCACAGCTACGCCCGCCACGTGGAGTGGATGACGGGCCTGGTGTTCGACCACCTCGACCTGCGCCACATCACCCTGTTCTGCCAGGACTGGGGCGGGCTGATCGGGCTGAGGCTGGTCGCCGCCGAGCCGGACCGCTTCGACCGCGTGGTCGTCGGCAACACCGGGCTGCCGACCGGCCACGGAGCACCCAGCGAGGCCTTCCTGGCCTGGCAGAGCTTCAGCCAGAGCGCCGACGACTTCCCGGTCGGGGCGATCATCGGGGCGGGTTGCACGACCGAGCTGAGCGCCGACGTGGTCGCCGCCTATGACGCGCCGTTCCCCGACGACGCGTTCAAGGCCGGTCCACGCGTCATGCCGGCGCTGGTCCCGACCAGCACCGCGGACCCGGCCAGCGCCGCCAACATCGCCGCCTGGGAGGTGCTCGGCAGCTTCGAGCGCCCCCTGCTGACCGCCTTCAGCGACGGCGACCCGATCACCGCCGGTGGCGCAGCGCCGTTCGAGTCGAAGGTGCCCGGAGCGCAGGGCCAGCAACACAGCGTCATCAAGGGCGGCGGCCACTTCCTCCAGGAGGACCGGGGCCCACAGCTGGCATCGGTGATCGACCGATTCATCGCCGACAACCCGGTGGACACGCCGCAGTGA
- a CDS encoding SRPBCC family protein — MSSTERSLTIDHPIGQVWERLADFAAISAWADNVDHSCLLRRSVGSPATGVGAARRVQVGRRALIETVTVWDAPHRLAYGIEGLPPVVKRVQNEWSLTAPHAGEVQYTVVTVTTTVDCGSRPPQLLVAKLLGRRLATDSETMLAGLAAAMKEPSHA; from the coding sequence GTGAGCAGCACGGAGCGCAGCCTGACGATCGATCACCCCATCGGCCAGGTGTGGGAGCGACTCGCCGACTTTGCCGCCATTTCCGCGTGGGCGGACAACGTCGACCACTCCTGTCTGCTCCGTCGTAGCGTCGGCAGCCCGGCGACCGGAGTGGGCGCGGCCCGCCGGGTCCAGGTGGGGCGCCGAGCGCTGATCGAGACCGTGACGGTGTGGGACGCGCCCCACCGCCTGGCCTACGGGATCGAGGGGCTTCCGCCGGTGGTGAAACGGGTGCAGAACGAATGGTCGTTGACCGCTCCCCACGCCGGTGAGGTTCAGTACACCGTCGTCACCGTGACGACCACGGTCGACTGCGGGTCACGCCCGCCCCAACTGCTGGTCGCCAAGCTGCTTGGTCGCCGCCTGGCAACCGATTCCGAGACGATGCTGGCCGGCCTGGCCGCTGCGATGAAGGAGCCGTCCCATGCCTGA
- a CDS encoding DUF3039 domain-containing protein, whose product MQPQASDPSTPVLEPLETEAPRTDVVPSTDDGDHDRYAHIVAKADASRAYVTGEPITALCGKKWTPSRDPDRYPVCPSCKEMLAKLRDEAS is encoded by the coding sequence ATGCAACCGCAGGCCTCAGATCCGTCCACACCCGTCCTCGAACCGCTCGAGACCGAGGCACCGCGCACCGACGTGGTGCCGTCGACCGACGACGGCGACCACGATCGCTATGCCCACATCGTTGCCAAGGCCGATGCCAGCCGGGCGTACGTCACCGGCGAGCCGATCACGGCGCTGTGCGGCAAGAAGTGGACCCCCAGCCGGGACCCCGACCGCTACCCGGTCTGTCCCAGCTGCAAGGAGATGCTGGCCAAGCTGCGCGACGAGGCCTCCTAG
- a CDS encoding fructosamine kinase family protein yields MDVRRSLEQRVGAALGARVVEAAVLGGGDVSEAYRMGLEDGRMVFAKTHRNPPPGFFATEAASLAWLGESGAVRVPSVLAVDDASLVLEWIPEGRRSADVASEAAFGAELAALHAAGAPYFGRVDRAATTSRSLPNEPADSWAEFFATNRLLPLARLAAEASALSDATIAAIEAMAGRLNELGVPAEAPARLHGDLWAGNRLVDLDGHSWLIDPAAFGGHREFDLAMMDLFGGFGPECWAAYDDVAPLADGWQARVPLHQLAPLITHAIKFGGAYVGAVDRALAAAGRLG; encoded by the coding sequence GTGGATGTACGTCGCTCGTTGGAGCAGCGGGTTGGGGCGGCGCTCGGCGCCAGGGTGGTCGAGGCGGCCGTGCTCGGCGGCGGTGACGTCAGCGAGGCGTACCGAATGGGCCTGGAGGACGGCCGGATGGTTTTTGCCAAGACCCACCGCAACCCGCCGCCCGGGTTCTTCGCCACCGAAGCCGCGTCGCTCGCCTGGCTGGGCGAGAGCGGAGCGGTGCGGGTACCAAGCGTGTTGGCCGTGGACGACGCCTCGCTGGTGCTCGAATGGATCCCTGAGGGGCGACGCTCCGCCGATGTCGCGTCCGAAGCGGCGTTTGGCGCCGAGTTGGCCGCCCTGCACGCTGCCGGTGCGCCCTACTTCGGGCGGGTCGACCGGGCGGCGACGACCAGCCGGTCGCTGCCCAACGAACCGGCCGACTCGTGGGCCGAGTTCTTCGCCACCAACCGCCTGTTGCCGCTGGCCCGCCTGGCCGCCGAGGCGTCGGCGCTGTCCGACGCGACGATCGCCGCCATCGAGGCGATGGCCGGTCGGCTGAACGAGCTGGGCGTGCCCGCCGAGGCGCCCGCCCGCCTGCACGGCGACCTGTGGGCGGGCAACCGCCTGGTCGACCTCGATGGGCACAGCTGGCTCATCGACCCGGCGGCCTTCGGCGGTCACCGGGAGTTCGACCTGGCGATGATGGACCTGTTCGGCGGCTTCGGACCGGAGTGCTGGGCCGCCTACGACGACGTCGCCCCGCTGGCCGACGGCTGGCAGGCCCGCGTGCCGCTGCACCAGCTGGCGCCGCTGATCACCCACGCCATCAAGTTTGGCGGGGCCTATGTCGGCGCAGTCGATCGAGCTTTGGCAGCTGCCGGGCGGCTTGGCTGA
- a CDS encoding MOSC N-terminal beta barrel domain-containing protein, whose amino-acid sequence MQIAELWRYPIKSLGGERLEASEVTELGLVGDRGWGIEDVATGNILTGRREAALLLAEGRLADDGTAEVHLDGRVLRTDDELSDWLGRPVRLRAADAGSGGTFEAPLDDLDEEHSGWKSWTGPAGAYHDSKRTRVSLISTTTLAGQDPRRFRANVVLGHDDPAGVTESVEDGWVGQTLVLGDVTLDVRKHIGRCVMVTRPQPGLGRDLNVLKRINAERAGLAAIGALVTQPGRITVGDVVTPRTDSAVAHLVRPVVSRTVSQAARQLPKLDRLRRHRPRQT is encoded by the coding sequence ATGCAGATCGCTGAGCTGTGGCGCTATCCGATCAAGTCGCTGGGCGGTGAACGCCTGGAGGCATCCGAGGTGACCGAGCTGGGGTTGGTCGGTGACCGCGGCTGGGGCATCGAGGACGTCGCCACCGGCAACATTCTCACCGGGCGACGGGAGGCGGCGCTGTTGCTGGCGGAGGGACGTCTGGCCGACGACGGAACGGCCGAGGTGCACCTGGACGGCCGGGTGCTCCGGACCGACGACGAGCTGTCCGACTGGCTGGGGCGGCCGGTTCGCCTGCGGGCCGCCGATGCCGGCTCGGGCGGCACCTTCGAGGCGCCGCTCGACGACCTGGACGAGGAGCACTCCGGCTGGAAGAGCTGGACCGGCCCCGCCGGCGCGTACCATGACAGCAAACGAACCCGGGTCTCGCTGATCAGCACCACCACCCTTGCCGGCCAGGACCCGCGCCGGTTTCGGGCCAACGTGGTGCTCGGTCATGACGATCCTGCCGGGGTGACCGAGAGCGTGGAGGACGGCTGGGTGGGCCAAACGCTCGTGCTCGGCGACGTGACGCTGGACGTTCGCAAGCACATCGGTCGGTGCGTCATGGTGACGCGCCCCCAGCCGGGTCTGGGCCGCGACCTGAACGTGTTGAAGCGCATCAACGCCGAGCGAGCCGGGCTGGCGGCGATCGGCGCGCTGGTCACCCAACCCGGGCGGATCACTGTCGGCGACGTGGTGACCCCGAGGACCGACTCGGCTGTGGCCCACCTGGTGCGCCCGGTCGTGTCGAGGACGGTCAGCCAAGCCGCCCGGCAGCTGCCAAAGCTCGATCGACTGCGCCGACATAGGCCCCGCCAAACTTGA
- a CDS encoding glycoside hydrolase family 3 protein, which yields MAKQPAQLSPVISREERALRALSDEVLVAMVSGADDWHTEAAPDLGLDAVMMADGPHGLRKVNSASLADLQASEPATCFPTGSALAATWDPELVAEVGRAIGREAVAEGVGVVLGPAVNLKRHPAAGRNFEYLSEDPLLAGELAVAWIDGVQGEGVGTSLKHFAVNNQEANRMVVDAIVDPATLRELYLSAFEAAVRRSQPATIMSAYNRLNGVYCSEDPWLLTDVLRTEWGFEGLVVTDWGANADRVAGIRAGQDLEMPGGHGTHDAALCLAMDDGSLPRAKVERCAQRVLTLMERNHVQRSAREDTPDGVPLATLHDEHHRLARTAAAAGTVLLANDGLLPLKPSTHVALIGEFAVRPRFQGGGSSQVKATRRDALLDELRLQVEPAGGRVQYAPGYMLSGRDDREGEAVRRIDEAVAVSRRAEVAVVVVGLPDAAESEGFDRVHLHLPEEHNDLVNAVCAANPRTAVVLVAGSPVTMGWVDQPGAIVCAYLGGQAAGGALADVLVGAAEPGGRLAESFPVRAADVASDHWFPGEPHQVVYREGPYIGYRWFDAAGAQPLFGFGHGLSYAKLSLGEPELNTTRVDAAALLGLATSRNASDSDADGAHDTAVPTPVSHTVLGPAEVPAPGSGPVAFRVTVRLDNASKRAGTEVVQVYLEAPESATVGAPRRLAGFAKVAVEGKSTVDAVIDVHARALCHWDEALSGWAVASGTWGVLVGRSSRNPLARLEVEVSSPWRAPQPDPALEPYRHPRPDDWDPGEEAVEALLGRPVPTPLPVRPFSRNSTLEELATTAVGRPLLKLVRAVVARTAGGGDEGGLAVMVDRALGELPLRNLAVMSQGRVSMRTVDGLVAMANRVGRRKTPAMVDAVDRATRSHKESFGPVVDHRRG from the coding sequence ATGGCCAAGCAACCCGCCCAGCTCTCACCCGTCATCTCCCGGGAGGAGCGGGCGCTGCGAGCGCTGAGCGACGAGGTGCTGGTGGCGATGGTGTCCGGCGCCGACGACTGGCACACCGAAGCGGCGCCCGATCTGGGTCTCGATGCGGTGATGATGGCCGACGGTCCCCACGGGCTGCGCAAGGTGAACAGCGCCTCGCTGGCCGACCTGCAGGCCAGCGAACCGGCCACCTGTTTCCCGACCGGCAGCGCCCTGGCCGCCACCTGGGACCCGGAGCTGGTGGCGGAGGTGGGGCGGGCGATCGGACGCGAGGCGGTGGCAGAAGGCGTCGGAGTGGTGCTCGGCCCGGCGGTCAACCTGAAGCGCCACCCTGCCGCCGGCCGCAACTTCGAGTACCTCTCCGAGGATCCGCTGCTCGCCGGCGAGCTGGCGGTCGCCTGGATCGACGGCGTGCAGGGCGAGGGGGTGGGCACCTCGCTGAAGCACTTTGCGGTCAACAACCAAGAGGCCAACCGCATGGTGGTCGATGCGATCGTCGACCCGGCGACGCTGCGCGAGCTGTATCTGAGCGCGTTCGAGGCCGCCGTGCGACGCAGCCAGCCGGCGACGATCATGTCGGCCTACAACCGGCTCAACGGCGTGTACTGCTCGGAGGACCCGTGGCTGCTCACCGACGTCTTGCGCACCGAGTGGGGCTTCGAGGGGCTGGTCGTGACCGATTGGGGCGCCAACGCCGACCGGGTTGCCGGCATCCGCGCCGGTCAGGACCTGGAGATGCCGGGGGGACACGGCACGCACGATGCCGCCTTGTGCTTGGCGATGGATGATGGGTCGCTGCCGAGAGCCAAGGTGGAGCGGTGCGCCCAGCGGGTGTTGACACTGATGGAACGCAACCACGTGCAGCGGAGCGCCCGGGAGGACACCCCCGACGGGGTTCCACTGGCGACGCTGCACGATGAGCACCATCGGCTGGCACGCACCGCCGCAGCGGCCGGGACGGTGCTGTTGGCCAACGATGGGCTGCTGCCGCTGAAGCCCTCGACCCACGTTGCCCTCATCGGGGAGTTTGCGGTTCGGCCTCGCTTCCAGGGCGGGGGTAGCTCGCAGGTGAAGGCCACCCGACGCGACGCTCTGCTCGATGAGCTTCGCCTGCAGGTGGAACCAGCCGGCGGCCGGGTGCAGTACGCGCCCGGCTACATGCTGTCGGGGCGCGACGATCGCGAGGGCGAGGCGGTGCGGCGCATCGACGAGGCGGTCGCCGTCTCCCGGCGTGCCGAGGTGGCCGTCGTGGTCGTCGGGCTCCCCGACGCCGCCGAATCCGAGGGCTTCGACCGTGTCCACCTTCACCTGCCCGAGGAGCACAATGATCTGGTGAACGCGGTGTGCGCGGCCAACCCCCGCACCGCCGTCGTGCTCGTCGCCGGCTCGCCGGTGACGATGGGCTGGGTGGACCAGCCGGGCGCGATCGTGTGCGCGTACCTCGGCGGCCAGGCGGCCGGCGGGGCACTGGCCGACGTGTTGGTCGGCGCGGCCGAGCCGGGCGGCCGGCTGGCCGAGAGCTTTCCGGTGCGGGCGGCCGACGTGGCCAGCGACCACTGGTTCCCGGGCGAACCCCACCAGGTGGTGTACCGGGAGGGGCCCTACATCGGCTACCGCTGGTTCGATGCGGCGGGGGCCCAGCCGCTGTTCGGGTTTGGGCACGGGTTGAGCTATGCAAAGTTGTCGCTGGGTGAGCCGGAGCTGAATACGACGAGGGTCGACGCAGCGGCCCTGCTCGGGCTGGCAACGTCTCGCAACGCAAGCGACTCCGACGCCGACGGGGCACACGACACTGCGGTGCCGACACCGGTGTCGCACACGGTCCTGGGTCCGGCCGAGGTCCCGGCGCCCGGGTCCGGGCCCGTGGCGTTCAGGGTCACGGTCAGGTTGGACAACGCCTCCAAGCGTGCCGGCACCGAGGTGGTCCAGGTGTACCTCGAAGCTCCCGAGAGCGCCACGGTTGGAGCGCCGCGCCGACTGGCTGGGTTCGCCAAGGTTGCCGTCGAGGGGAAGTCGACGGTCGACGCGGTGATCGACGTGCACGCCCGGGCGCTGTGCCACTGGGACGAGGCCCTCAGCGGCTGGGCGGTGGCCTCCGGAACCTGGGGGGTGTTGGTCGGGCGTTCATCGCGCAACCCCCTCGCCCGCCTGGAGGTCGAGGTGAGCTCGCCATGGCGGGCCCCGCAGCCCGACCCGGCGCTTGAGCCCTATCGCCACCCCCGACCCGACGACTGGGATCCGGGTGAGGAGGCCGTCGAGGCGTTGCTCGGCCGCCCGGTGCCCACGCCGCTGCCCGTCCGGCCCTTCAGCCGCAACTCGACCCTGGAGGAGCTGGCCACCACAGCGGTGGGAAGACCGCTGCTGAAGCTCGTGCGGGCCGTTGTCGCCCGGACGGCCGGTGGCGGCGACGAGGGGGGCCTGGCGGTCATGGTCGACCGGGCGCTGGGCGAGCTGCCGCTGCGCAACCTGGCGGTGATGAGCCAGGGGCGGGTGTCAATGCGCACGGTCGACGGGCTGGTCGCCATGGCCAATCGCGTCGGTCGCCGGAAGACACCAGCGATGGTTGACGCCGTCGACCGTGCGACACGGTCCCACAAGGAATCGTTTGGTCCGGTGGTCGATCACCGGCGAGGATAG